A genomic segment from Gossypium hirsutum isolate 1008001.06 chromosome D04, Gossypium_hirsutum_v2.1, whole genome shotgun sequence encodes:
- the LOC107899496 gene encoding WD repeat-containing protein 3, which yields MVKSYLRYEPAAFFGVIVSVESNITYDSSGKHLLAPALEKLGIWHVRQGVCTKTLSPSLSSRAPSLAVTCVASAPSSLVASGYADGSIRIWDCDKGSCETTLNGHKGAVTALRYNKVGSLLASGSKDNDVILWDVVGETGLFRLRGHRDQITDLVFLDSGKKLVSSSKDKFLRVWDLETQHCMQVISGHHSEIWSIDVDPDERYLVTGSADLELRFYNVKHELMNGESMANETGPETGNDGESATQNKWEVLKPFGEIQRQGKDRVATVRFSKSGNLLACQVAGKTVEIFRVLDEVESKRKAKRRLNRKKEKKSAKMGVEVTDNVEANHGTEEAGNVLVVTVPDVFKLLQTIRASKKICSISFCPVTPKSSLASLALSLNNNLLEFYSIESGSSTKTLAIELQGHRSDVRSVTLSSDNTLLMSTSHNAVKIWNPSTGSCLRTIDSGYGLCGLIVPHNKYAMVGTRDGKIEIIDIGSGTLSEVVEAHGGSIRSIATIPNGNGFVTGSADHDVKFWGYQIKQRPSQDSKCLTISNVRTMKMNDDVLVVAVSPDAKYVAVALLDCTVKILFMDSLKFFLSLYGHKLPVLCMDISSDGDLIVTGSADKNLRIWGLDFGDCHKSIFAHADSVMAVQFVRNTHYMFSVGKDRLVKYWDADKFELLLTLEGHHADVWCLAVSNRGDFFVTGSHDRSIRRWDRTEEPFFIEEEKEKRLEEIFEADIDNTFEDKHIPKEELPEEGAVALAGKRTLETLTATDSIIDALDVAEVELKRIAEHEDEKARGKVAEFQPNMIMLGLSPSDYVLRALSNISTNDLEQTLLALPFSDALKLLSYTKDWTSNPDKVELVCRIVTVLLQIHHSQLISTPSARPVLAALKEIIYPRVKECKDTLGFNLAAMDHLKQLMASRSDALFRDAKSKLLEIRSQQSKRLEARTETKTENKKKKKQKK from the exons ATGGTGAAATCCTACCTAAGGTACGAGCCGGCGGCTTTCTTCGGTGTTATTGTATCCGTTGAATCCAATATCACATACGACAGCTCAGGCAAGCACCTACTCGCTCCGGCTCTCGAGAAGCTCGGTATTTGGCACGTCCGTCAAGGCGTCTGCACTAAAACTCTATCTCCTTCTCTTTCTTCTCGTGCCCCCTCCCTCGCCGTCACCTGTGTCGCCTCCGCCCCTTCTTCACTG GTAGCAAGTGGTTATGCGGATGGTAGTATAAGGATTTGGGATTGCGATAAAGGAAGTTGTGAGACTACATTGAATGGACATAAGGGGGCTGTGACTGCTTTAAGGTACAATAAGGTTGGATCTCTGCTTGCTTCTGGAAGTAAAGACAATGATGTTATATTGTGGGATGTGGTTGGTGAGACGGGTCTTTTTCGCCTTCGTGGGCATCGTGATCAG ATCACGGACCTTGTTTTCCTTGATTCTGGCAAAAAACTTGTTAGTTCTTCCAAGGATAAATTTTTGAGAGTGTGGGATCTTGAAACTCAGCATTGTATGCAAGTTATTAGCGGCCATCATAGTGAAATTTGGTCTATTGATGTTGACCCAGATGAAAGATACCTGGTCACTGGTTCAGCAGATCTTGAACTCAGATTCTACAATGTAAAGCATGAGTTGATGAATGGAGAATCTATGGCGAATGAAACTGGGCCTGAAACTGGGAATGATGGTGAGTCAGCTACTCAAAATAAGTGGGAAGTTCTAAAGCCCTTTGGTGAAATTCAGCGGCAAGGTAAGGATAGGGTTGCAACTGTGAGATTTAGCAAGTCTGGAAATTTGCTTGCGTGTCAGGTAGCAGGAAAAACGGTTGAAATATTCCGTGTATTGGATGAAGTTGAATCCAAGCGCAAAGCAAAACGTAGACTTAATaggaagaaagagaagaaatCTGCAAAAATGGGAGTTGAAGTGACTGATAATGTGGAAGCAAATCATGGTACTGAAGAAGCTGGGAATGTCTTGGTTGTTACAGTTCCTGATGTTTTTAAGCTCCTTCAAACTATTCGAGCCAGCAAAAAGATCTGTTCCATCTCTTTCTGTCCAGTCACTCCGAAGAGCTCACTAGCTAGTTTAGCATTGTCTTTGAATAATAACTTATTGGAGTTTTATTCAATTGAAAGCGGTTCTAGTACAAAAACACTCGCTATTGAGCTTCAAGGACACCGTTCTGATGTTAGAAGTGTCACACTTAGTTCAGACAATACTCTTTTGATGTCAACCAGTCACAATGCTGTGAAGATTTGGAATCCAAGTACTGGTTCTTGCCTACGAACAATTGATTCTGGTTATGGACTCTGTGGCCTAATTGTACCTCATAACAAGTATGCAATGGTTGGCACTAGGGATGGGAAAATTGAAATTATTGACATTGGTAGTGGTACTCTCAGTGAAGTTGTTGAAGCTCATGGCGGCTCCATAAGGTCAATTGCTACCATTCCAAATGGAAATGGTTTTGTTACCGGTAGTGCAGACCATGATGTGAAGTTCTGGGGATACCAAATCAAGCAGAGACCTAGTCAA GATTCTAAATGCCTTACTATATCAAATGTAAGGACaatgaaaatgaatgatgatgttCTAGTGGTTGCCGTTAGCCCAGATGCTAAATATGTTGCTGTTGCGTTGCTGGATTGCACTGTGAAG ATTCTTTTTATGGACTCGCTCAAATTTTTCCTTTCCTTATATGGCCACAAACTTCCTGTCCTATGTATGGATATTTCATCTGACGGAGATTTGATTGTAACTGGATCCGCAGACAAGAATTTGAGGATTTGGGGCTTGGATTTTGGTGATTGCCACAAATCCATCTTTGCTCATGCTGACAG TGTTATGGCAGTTCAGTTTGTCCGCAACACACATTACATGTTTAGTGTGGGGAAAGATCGCCTTGTAAAGTACTGGGATGCCGATAAATTTGAGTTGCTTTTAACTCTTGAAGGGCATCATGCAGATGTATGGTGCCTTGCAGTCAGCAACCGTGGTGACTTTTTTGTTACAGGATCTCATGACCGGTCCATTCGCCGTTGGGATCGTACTGAGGAGCCTTTTTTTATTGAG gaagaaaaagagaaaagattgGAAGAAATTTTTGAGGCTGACATTGACAATACATTTGAAGACAAACATATACCAAAGGAAGAACTTCCAGAGGAGGGAGCTGTTGCATTAGCAGGGAAGAGAACTTTGGAAACCCTGACAGCCACTGATTCAATTATTGATGCACTAGATGTGGCGGAAGTGGAGTTGAAACGAATAGCTGAACATGAG GATGAGAAAGCCAGAGGAAAAGTTGCTGAATTCCAGCCAAATATGATTATGCTTGGGTTGTCCCCATCTGATTATGTCCTTCGTGCTCTTTCAAATATTAGCACCAATGATCTGGAGCAGACTTTACTG GCATTACCATTCTCAGATGCTCTCAAGCTGCTCTCTTATACAAAGGACTGGACTTCAAATCCAGACAAG GTTGAGCTGGTTTGCAGGATTGTTACAGTGTTGTTGCAGATACATCATAGTCAGTTAATTAGTACCCCATCTGCCAGACCAGTGTTGGCTGCTCTAAAGGAGATTATTTATCCACGAGTTAAG GAATGCAAAGATACTCTTGGTTTCAACCTTGCAGCAATGGATCATCTAAAG CAACTGATGGCTTCAAGATCCGATGCTCTATTCCGAGATGCAAAGTCGAAGTTGCTGGAGATTCGTTCGCAGCAGTCAAAACGTTTAGAAGCAAGAACAGAGAccaaaacagaaaacaaaaaaaagaagaaacagaaGAAATAG